The Christensenella timonensis DNA segment AAGGCTCAATAAGATCGAGGATATGGAAACAAACGGAGATATGGAGCTTCTGCCAAAAAAGGAAGTAATCCAGCTCATGCACGAGAAAGAAAAGCTGCTGAAAAACCTGGGCGGTATCCGCGAAATGAAAGACCTGCCGGGCGCGCTTTTCATCGTTGACCCGAGAAAAGAAAGAATTGCAATCGCAGAAGCCAGGAACTTGGGTATCCCGGTCGTTGCAATCGTTGATACGAACTGTGATCCCGATGAAGTGGATTATCCGATCCCGGGCAATGACGATGCGATCCGTGCGGTCAAGCTGATCGCCTCCAAGATGGCGGACGCGGTACTGGAGGGCAAGCAGGGCGAGCAGATGGAAGAAGCGGAGCAGGAGGCTGCTGCGGTCGTGACAGAGGCAGAGATCGAAGTCGCTGCGGCGGAAGAGATCGCCGAAGAAATCGCAAAAGAAATTCTTCCCGAAGAAGTTGTTGTTGTGGAAGAAGCCGTTGAAGAAGCGCCTGCAGCAGTGGAAGCGGAAGCAGCGGAAGAAAAATAATAGTGATATCAATATTTGGAGGGTTTATCCATGGTTTCAGCAAGTGATGTAAAGACACTGCGCGAAAGATCGGGCGCAGGGATGATGGACTGCAAAAATGCGCTTAGTGAAGCGAATGGCGACATTGAAAAAGCAAGTGAGATCCTTAGGGAAAAAGGACTTGCAGCCGCTGTAAAAAAAGCGGGCAGGATCGCTGCGGAGGGTATCGTCGGTTCTTATATCCATATGGGCGGTAAGATCGGCGTGCTGGTTGAAGTAAACTGCGAGACGGACTTTGTTGCAAAAACGGATCAGTTCCACGACCTTGTAAAGGATATCGCGATG contains these protein-coding regions:
- the rpsB gene encoding 30S ribosomal protein S2, which codes for MSVISMKQLLEAGVHFGHQTRRWNPKMKRFIFTERNGIYIIDLQKTVKEVEKAYYFVRDIAMDNKSVLFVGTKKQAQDSIESEAKRCGQFYVANRWLGGMLTNFKTMRSRVARLNKIEDMETNGDMELLPKKEVIQLMHEKEKLLKNLGGIREMKDLPGALFIVDPRKERIAIAEARNLGIPVVAIVDTNCDPDEVDYPIPGNDDAIRAVKLIASKMADAVLEGKQGEQMEEAEQEAAAVVTEAEIEVAAAEEIAEEIAKEILPEEVVVVEEAVEEAPAAVEAEAAEEK